The Spirochaeta isovalerica genome includes a window with the following:
- a CDS encoding MFS transporter, which translates to MGKFRDFWKISNDGMINNQRKLQIALPFMPVQLSNALIHSAYLKYYTDIIGMDIKYMGIIYMLFGIWNAANDPLMGVFIDRFKFRKSRGKYTYLMRVTAPVTLISSAMMLFAQPGWAEWFIFLFLSVLLFVFDTAQTAYSISRASYMLVAAPSRDERVGVSVAENYVGQVGAFLASVIPTLLLVGEARRGLTVALFSGVLIFNSILYYIALRPLKENEAMFRAEIKNEEARLVEIFRKDAKSLMKSRGFMTWLLYQIIGRGPTVIFFTSFLYMADHVLNLSGIQATIADIVPGLIMFLFMPLMGKLSKQIGMRKLLLWASIPLALSYLSIFLVNNMWQAMIVFTAVITLTNVSAIVGPVMMGAIIDEDERRTGTRKAGLFMGMNALLTIPVGGLHTLVFTTILGYYGFISGSDAQSATAQNGIRIASALIPGLFILLGMIPLFLNPFTKDVEKDLSEFSQRHRGRKTPDEPAGIPKGGNDPDHEGSTSLSHA; encoded by the coding sequence ATGGGAAAATTCAGAGACTTCTGGAAAATCAGTAATGATGGGATGATCAATAATCAGAGAAAGCTGCAGATCGCTCTGCCTTTTATGCCTGTCCAGCTCAGCAATGCGCTCATTCACAGTGCCTACCTGAAATACTATACGGATATTATCGGCATGGATATTAAGTATATGGGGATAATCTATATGCTTTTCGGAATCTGGAATGCCGCCAACGACCCCCTGATGGGAGTTTTTATCGACCGCTTTAAATTCAGGAAAAGCCGGGGGAAATACACCTATCTGATGCGCGTCACCGCACCGGTTACCCTTATTTCGTCGGCTATGATGCTCTTTGCCCAGCCTGGATGGGCGGAATGGTTTATCTTTCTGTTTTTATCGGTTCTTCTATTTGTTTTCGATACGGCGCAGACCGCTTACAGCATTTCCCGGGCATCCTATATGCTTGTCGCCGCTCCATCCAGAGATGAAAGAGTCGGAGTTTCCGTTGCGGAAAACTATGTCGGTCAGGTCGGAGCATTTCTGGCATCGGTCATTCCGACATTGCTTCTAGTCGGAGAGGCGAGAAGGGGCTTGACGGTCGCTTTGTTCTCCGGAGTGCTTATTTTCAATTCCATTCTCTATTATATCGCTCTCCGCCCTCTGAAAGAGAATGAGGCCATGTTCAGAGCCGAGATTAAAAATGAAGAAGCCAGACTTGTGGAAATATTCAGGAAAGATGCAAAATCCCTTATGAAATCCAGGGGATTTATGACATGGCTTCTCTATCAGATAATCGGAAGAGGGCCGACAGTGATTTTTTTTACCTCTTTCCTCTATATGGCAGACCATGTTCTGAATCTCTCGGGAATCCAGGCTACAATAGCCGATATCGTTCCGGGGCTCATTATGTTTTTATTCATGCCCCTTATGGGTAAGCTCAGTAAGCAAATAGGGATGAGGAAGCTTCTGCTATGGGCTTCCATTCCTCTGGCGTTGAGTTATCTCAGTATTTTCCTTGTAAACAATATGTGGCAGGCCATGATTGTATTCACAGCGGTAATAACCTTGACAAATGTTTCCGCAATCGTCGGTCCCGTTATGATGGGCGCCATAATCGATGAGGATGAGAGACGAACGGGCACGAGAAAAGCCGGTCTTTTCATGGGGATGAACGCACTTCTCACTATTCCCGTAGGAGGGCTTCATACCCTTGTTTTTACGACTATTTTGGGGTATTACGGGTTTATCAGCGGAAGCGATGCCCAAAGTGCAACAGCTCAGAACGGAATCCGAATAGCTTCGGCTCTTATTCCCGGTCTCTTTATACTCCTGGGCATGATCCCTCTGTTTCTGAACCCCTTTACAAAAGATGTGGAGAAGGATCTGTCGGAATTTTCCCAAAGGCACAGAGGCAGAAAAACACCCGATGAACCAGCCGGTATTCCCAAAGGCGGAAACGACCCGGATCATGAAGGGAGTACGTCTCTATCTCATGCCTGA
- a CDS encoding MFS transporter, which translates to MELSSYYTFNKKILINLITGGMALVNIIVTSSLMKFYTDVVGMSPAMFGAVFLVFSIWNGLNDPMVGYWADKRPFKERQGKYRPLIRWSIPVIAATIIPVFFASPGWPDIIAVVYLLVLLVIYEGTKTMLDVSFNAFKMNTFLAMKDRTEVQVIGGYVTMIPIFIGGMIPVWFLTGEFSRLSIVLIFSSCIIFGLLLTWIGSLFVKEDPEFYAHMEMSRGLKELGRLFLDLIKHKSFLYFVIGFFLINSATGNYFTGYLYYMDNVLLVSGMKATIPDVLTGIFQMAIFPLIVLGVKKYGSRNVLTTGLLISVAGHATLSLPINYWVAAATYIVILGGYAFSGAINQPLLGLVVDDVELKTGKRQPGVVAGIIAVFLTPAASVQPVILSSLMSAAGYVGTTKEQSVEAVRAIRLGTGIIPAVILLAGILILSRMPINHKREKEIEQAIDAKHKGKRNPIIDSDPESPGGLGMPLPAMD; encoded by the coding sequence ATGGAATTATCCAGTTACTATACCTTTAACAAGAAGATTCTTATCAACCTGATTACCGGCGGGATGGCGCTGGTCAATATCATTGTCACCAGCTCTCTGATGAAGTTCTACACCGATGTCGTCGGCATGTCTCCGGCCATGTTCGGCGCCGTTTTCCTCGTCTTCAGCATCTGGAACGGCCTCAATGATCCGATGGTCGGCTATTGGGCGGACAAACGCCCGTTCAAAGAGAGACAGGGCAAGTACAGGCCTCTCATCCGGTGGTCCATACCTGTCATCGCCGCCACCATCATTCCCGTTTTTTTCGCTTCTCCCGGGTGGCCCGATATCATAGCGGTTGTCTATCTCCTCGTCCTGCTCGTCATATACGAAGGGACAAAAACCATGCTCGATGTCAGTTTCAACGCTTTCAAAATGAATACTTTTCTGGCGATGAAAGACAGAACCGAGGTCCAGGTCATCGGAGGCTATGTCACGATGATTCCCATATTTATCGGCGGCATGATTCCCGTCTGGTTCTTAACCGGCGAATTCAGCCGCCTCTCCATTGTGCTCATTTTCTCCTCCTGCATCATCTTCGGCCTGCTGCTCACCTGGATCGGTTCCCTTTTTGTGAAGGAAGATCCGGAATTCTATGCCCATATGGAGATGAGCCGGGGGCTAAAGGAACTGGGTAGGCTGTTTCTGGATCTGATAAAGCATAAATCCTTTTTATACTTTGTCATCGGGTTTTTCCTGATCAATTCCGCAACGGGCAATTATTTTACGGGATATCTCTATTATATGGACAATGTCCTGCTCGTTTCGGGGATGAAGGCAACCATACCCGATGTGCTGACAGGAATTTTTCAGATGGCCATATTCCCGCTGATCGTTCTGGGTGTCAAAAAATACGGATCGAGGAATGTTCTGACAACAGGGCTTCTGATTTCTGTGGCCGGACACGCCACACTGTCCCTGCCCATAAACTACTGGGTCGCTGCAGCCACCTATATCGTTATTCTCGGAGGGTATGCTTTTTCCGGAGCTATCAACCAGCCACTCCTGGGATTGGTTGTCGATGATGTCGAGCTGAAAACGGGGAAACGCCAGCCAGGCGTCGTGGCGGGCATCATAGCCGTTTTCCTGACTCCCGCGGCGAGTGTTCAGCCTGTTATTCTCAGTTCCCTCATGTCGGCAGCCGGTTATGTCGGAACAACAAAAGAGCAGTCAGTCGAAGCCGTCAGGGCCATAAGACTCGGTACGGGAATCATTCCCGCCGTCATTCTCCTGGCCGGAATACTTATTTTGTCCCGCATGCCTATCAATCACAAGCGGGAGAAAGAGATCGAACAGGCTATCGATGCCAAACATAAAGGCAAAAGAAATCCCATCATCGATTCCGATCCCGAATCGCCCGGAGGATTGGGAATGCCCCTCCCCGCGATGGATTAA
- a CDS encoding alpha-L-rhamnosidase: protein MSPAYAADFSRASWIGKKHHIKENKRQRLEGNIHYVSSSLRRFADRAFEKLGYENRKYLKAPYFRKTVELSEIESAEVCITGLGYFEFYVNGHKIGDDVLSPPYSQYEKTTYYLTYDIAPYLKAGKNIIGVILGNGMYNVHLKNAWNYDTAHWRGLPRFIMTGIIKSGRDILLDSDASWKTASGPIISDDIFGGECYDARLELAGWQNPDYDDSHWENAVLYSSPTEALKPLDMPPMKIIREIEPVEYWKIGERKWVFDLGVNIAGFVRLKGSAPAGTEVLLTHGEKLEGRELDMMPLYEHTAEPDKPYLQRDRYIFKGRGLEEWHPRFTYHGFQYVEVDGLESVDKSTITGLEVHSDLEQIGNFSCSDDLLNKIFLAGNQSNLNNFQGIPTDCPHREKNGWTGDVNLSIDYNLLCYNSDRVLKKWIYDIVDAQSESGRIPAIAPTPGWGYEGFSGPAWDSSFIIIPWHIYFYRGDKVFLESVYDPMKKYMSWQSGKAKNHIIHYGLGDWCSPGRIPHKPKCPPSLTSTAFFYESARLMAKIAEAVGRKGDADNFGNQAEKIRKAFNRAFVNQESGFVKGDCQTSYSATLFYGLIDESLKSKVFERLVDQVEKQNFHLDTGILGTKYLLEVLSRHGRGDLAMKIATQRDFPGWGMWIEQGATTLWENWNGEQSRNHRMFGSISSWFLTRLAGIQIEDAAFRKVIIQPDFNNHLTSAEGRTRTPFGELSVRWEREKGKLNLYIEAPDEIELSLCLDENFQCEVIYV, encoded by the coding sequence ATGTCCCCCGCTTATGCCGCCGATTTTTCTAGAGCTAGCTGGATCGGAAAAAAACATCATATAAAAGAGAATAAACGGCAGAGACTGGAGGGGAACATTCATTATGTCAGCTCCTCTTTGCGGAGATTTGCCGACAGGGCTTTTGAGAAACTCGGCTATGAAAACCGCAAATATCTAAAGGCCCCTTATTTCAGAAAAACTGTAGAACTAAGCGAAATAGAATCTGCAGAGGTTTGCATAACGGGACTGGGGTATTTTGAATTTTATGTAAACGGGCATAAAATAGGAGACGATGTTCTCTCTCCCCCCTACAGCCAGTATGAAAAAACGACGTATTACCTGACCTATGACATAGCGCCCTATTTGAAAGCGGGGAAAAATATCATCGGAGTCATTCTGGGCAACGGCATGTACAACGTGCATCTGAAAAATGCCTGGAACTACGATACGGCCCACTGGCGGGGGCTGCCGCGATTCATTATGACCGGAATTATTAAAAGCGGCAGGGATATTCTGCTGGATAGCGATGCGTCCTGGAAAACAGCCAGCGGGCCGATAATCAGCGACGATATCTTCGGCGGAGAGTGTTATGACGCCCGGTTGGAGCTGGCGGGCTGGCAGAATCCCGATTATGATGACAGTCATTGGGAAAACGCTGTTCTCTATTCCTCTCCCACGGAAGCTCTTAAGCCTCTGGACATGCCGCCCATGAAAATTATCCGGGAGATCGAGCCGGTCGAATACTGGAAGATCGGCGAGAGGAAATGGGTCTTCGATCTGGGAGTCAATATCGCCGGTTTTGTCCGTCTGAAAGGATCGGCTCCCGCGGGGACTGAGGTCCTGTTGACCCACGGAGAAAAGCTTGAGGGGAGAGAGCTCGACATGATGCCTCTCTATGAGCATACGGCAGAACCGGATAAGCCCTATCTCCAGAGAGACCGGTATATATTCAAAGGGCGGGGATTGGAAGAATGGCATCCCCGCTTCACCTATCACGGCTTCCAGTATGTTGAAGTCGACGGTCTGGAATCTGTTGATAAATCAACCATTACGGGACTGGAAGTTCACTCGGACCTGGAGCAGATCGGAAATTTCAGCTGCTCCGATGATCTGCTGAATAAAATCTTTCTTGCGGGCAACCAATCCAATCTGAATAATTTTCAGGGAATCCCCACCGATTGTCCGCACCGGGAGAAAAACGGCTGGACCGGTGATGTAAACCTTTCCATCGATTACAATCTTCTCTGTTATAATTCGGACAGGGTTCTGAAAAAATGGATCTACGATATTGTCGATGCCCAGAGCGAAAGCGGTCGGATTCCCGCCATAGCGCCCACGCCGGGGTGGGGGTATGAGGGGTTCTCCGGCCCCGCCTGGGACAGCTCTTTTATCATCATCCCCTGGCATATCTACTTTTATCGCGGTGATAAGGTTTTTCTTGAGTCGGTCTACGACCCCATGAAGAAGTATATGTCGTGGCAGAGCGGTAAGGCAAAGAACCATATCATCCATTACGGTCTGGGCGACTGGTGCTCTCCGGGCCGCATCCCTCATAAACCGAAATGCCCTCCTTCTCTGACCAGTACGGCTTTTTTCTACGAATCGGCCCGGCTTATGGCAAAAATAGCCGAAGCCGTCGGCAGGAAGGGGGATGCTGATAACTTCGGAAATCAGGCAGAGAAAATCCGCAAAGCTTTTAACAGAGCCTTTGTCAATCAGGAATCGGGTTTTGTCAAAGGCGATTGCCAGACCAGTTATTCCGCTACTCTGTTTTATGGTTTGATCGATGAAAGCCTGAAATCAAAGGTATTCGAAAGGCTGGTGGATCAGGTCGAAAAGCAGAACTTTCATCTCGATACGGGAATCCTGGGGACAAAGTATCTTCTCGAAGTTCTGAGCCGTCACGGCCGCGGCGACCTGGCTATGAAAATCGCCACTCAAAGGGATTTTCCGGGCTGGGGAATGTGGATCGAACAGGGCGCTACAACGCTCTGGGAAAACTGGAACGGGGAACAGTCGAGAAATCACAGGATGTTCGGCAGTATCAGCTCCTGGTTTCTCACCCGCCTCGCGGGTATTCAGATTGAGGATGCCGCTTTCAGGAAAGTGATAATTCAGCCGGATTTTAATAATCATCTCACCTCGGCAGAGGGGCGGACCAGGACTCCCTTCGGAGAATTATCCGTGCGATGGGAAAGGGAAAAGGGGAAACTGAATCTATATATTGAAGCCCCCGACGAGATCGAATTATCTCTCTGTCTCGACGAAAACTTTCAATGTGAGGTTATTTATGTATAG
- a CDS encoding MFS transporter: protein MKKALSIQVSLREKISFAGALGGQNLMYTFVNFFILIFYTDVMGISPAAAGLMFLVARIWDAFNDLIMGMIVDRTRSRWGKCRPYLIFMSFPIAVTTAIMFIVPDLEYGGRIVYMWVTYIIWGMAYTSGDISLWTLAGRISPRTEDRNLLISWGRVAGAVGTAAAVLATVPLKNLLGGDKGGGYFAVAVIFCLLGFLAIFQGGLITRERTFSHDPDQKISLKDSLVSIFANGPLLLVLLSLLLTVIPSLQMVMMMYFAKYNLQNEGLMTVIAGISLVTMALGSGLVPWLTRFISGKKLVLYSGFVLAFLGTAMYFIGYENLLIFYVFAALWGLFNGFPEVIRTTMIANTVEWMEKKTGKRSDGTIFSTLTFIGKLTAGLGKFVAGLLLTYYGFIANTAQSPQVLDGLFQSMTIIPGIGSLIMILPLFFYNIDEKTHAKLVKDLALESES from the coding sequence CAGTCCCGCCGCGGCGGGGCTCATGTTTCTGGTGGCGCGGATCTGGGATGCCTTTAACGACTTGATTATGGGGATGATTGTCGACCGGACCAGAAGCCGATGGGGCAAGTGCCGCCCCTATCTCATCTTCATGTCGTTCCCCATCGCCGTGACGACGGCCATAATGTTTATCGTCCCCGATCTGGAATACGGCGGCCGCATCGTCTATATGTGGGTCACCTATATCATCTGGGGCATGGCCTATACTTCCGGTGATATCTCTCTCTGGACCCTGGCGGGCCGGATCAGTCCCCGGACGGAGGACAGAAACCTGCTCATTTCCTGGGGCCGGGTGGCCGGAGCTGTCGGAACGGCCGCCGCCGTGCTGGCGACTGTCCCCCTAAAGAATCTGCTGGGAGGGGATAAAGGGGGCGGATATTTCGCCGTTGCAGTTATTTTCTGCCTTCTCGGATTTCTGGCGATTTTTCAGGGCGGTCTTATCACAAGAGAAAGGACTTTCAGCCATGACCCGGATCAGAAAATCAGCCTGAAGGACAGCCTCGTCTCCATATTTGCAAACGGGCCGCTTCTGCTCGTGCTCCTGTCGCTACTGCTGACAGTTATTCCGAGCCTCCAGATGGTCATGATGATGTATTTTGCCAAGTACAACCTGCAGAATGAGGGTCTGATGACTGTCATTGCGGGGATCAGCCTGGTGACAATGGCTCTTGGTTCGGGACTGGTCCCCTGGCTGACCAGATTCATCAGCGGAAAAAAACTGGTTCTCTACAGCGGTTTCGTTCTGGCTTTTCTCGGAACGGCCATGTATTTCATCGGTTATGAAAATCTTCTTATCTTCTACGTCTTCGCCGCTTTGTGGGGACTCTTCAACGGTTTCCCCGAAGTTATCCGCACTACCATGATCGCCAATACGGTCGAATGGATGGAGAAGAAGACCGGCAAGAGGAGCGATGGTACCATTTTCTCAACGCTCACTTTTATCGGAAAGCTGACTGCCGGTCTGGGGAAATTCGTCGCAGGACTCCTGCTGACTTATTACGGCTTCATAGCCAACACGGCTCAGTCCCCACAGGTGCTCGACGGTTTGTTTCAGTCCATGACCATAATTCCGGGAATCGGTTCTCTTATCATGATCCTGCCCCTGTTCTTCTACAACATTGATGAAAAAACTCATGCCAAACTAGTGAAGGACCTGGCGCTGGAAAGCGAAAGCTGA
- a CDS encoding glycoside hydrolase family 2 protein, translating to MLTDNFETDRLDKQVWEIIGRGNLSLNNGILLVEDCYVTTTASEWSDYSFQFRGRTPAHEDQVQIWAGFRHFNRDFRYVAALRGGNNNHLYLARYGAEGFDRFLDIEPLDFKPVTGKWYDLKIVVAGPTIAVYLGDEEEPRLLAEDPEAPFRNGGVSLGGSYLATEFTHVKVAPVEKNCLNGVHRAQKLPIVSDKEAKRQKQRELFKPFVIDNISDDRSEFSLNGNWLFLPDNKRETDGSSALEDDTAWHVMDVPNLWGPARAWLEGETFQNGKFNKGMNDTFHQLEKDRCDSYTFNWGETESAWYRNTLVLPDGIDRKQLVLHFEGVSYISEVYINGIKLHENRGMFGPFDVDISRNVKPGRNIIAVHVNRVANSPSVGSGDLANDTIDANYAAAWDIIEHGSKGKVLQQLDEMELPRGFLQGTPGGIWKPVTLIISEKVKIEETFFNPSMDSAHIDVWYKNSGDTDRTATLNYTIIEKSNGTVLCDGTIEEVKLKAGERRKVSFSTPEVSAKLWAPGEPNLYNLKLVVTTSEGVDTLTETVGFRTVATEGNRVIFNGKPLWIRGANHMPAHIRPNDENLAKKFMKLALEHNVIATRTHGAPFSKNWMKAADESGVMVSYEGTWPWLMLRGNDVPPEEATSIWLDDMERLFKANRNHPSIFLWTVNNEMKFLIYAAGKVLKAKGALLNRAMKTVRNLDPSRPVVADSAYFRKVAYYIPRLSLIMNKIDDGDIDDPHIYSSWYENSFYHLVNGEFSKMYAMKNRPLISQEAGTGYPRADDGLPTRVYLFYHQTPQTWVGKDAYEHSDPKYFQERHAMLTKGTIETIRRVDHTKISGVMPFAFETWFYHQHDYKKVTPMETAKKIRMTFQPILASMDLQILHYYAGGEIKSKLALLNDDKDHPVLEEPVVNCEVRYNGKILSKKVVAFDNIPYYNKAEKDFGLTIPENLPSPRIDVELRLIVESAGKPLSENSYKITLADKSWALPDKKSPRKYVTLKIEKEVQKLLDFLGFEYRTISKIGHDNIKEETLLIGNRTRLKSKQINQLKKTAAAGGNIIMLNSGKSVLNVFPDLVTHYNKAFHEIVNMNIKESPVFADLDPLDISWFPYKPYKKKKAGYLDAYVPESTGLEQTVHKLIYKVKVPHVAIGRYTVNRFDPDVSVLAEALLPHGYLSDPQQYKDIGGSVLFDIKLGKGSFRVSSIRFDAVDLDPIAAKLMGNVLKI from the coding sequence ATGTTAACTGATAATTTTGAAACAGATCGATTGGATAAACAAGTATGGGAAATCATCGGAAGAGGAAATCTCTCTTTAAATAATGGTATCCTTCTGGTAGAGGATTGTTATGTCACGACTACGGCTTCAGAATGGTCGGATTATAGTTTTCAGTTTAGAGGCCGAACTCCAGCCCATGAAGATCAGGTTCAGATTTGGGCAGGATTTCGACATTTCAATAGAGACTTTCGCTATGTTGCAGCTCTTAGAGGAGGAAACAATAACCACCTCTATCTAGCGAGATACGGGGCAGAAGGATTTGATAGATTCCTCGATATTGAGCCCCTTGATTTTAAACCGGTTACCGGAAAATGGTATGATTTAAAAATTGTGGTTGCAGGGCCAACAATAGCTGTCTACCTGGGCGATGAGGAGGAACCCAGGCTATTAGCAGAGGACCCTGAAGCACCTTTCAGGAATGGCGGTGTCTCTCTTGGAGGAAGCTACCTGGCTACGGAGTTCACCCATGTTAAAGTTGCGCCTGTAGAAAAAAACTGCCTGAATGGAGTACATAGAGCTCAAAAGCTACCAATAGTTTCTGATAAAGAGGCCAAAAGACAAAAACAAAGAGAGCTATTTAAGCCATTTGTAATTGATAATATTTCAGACGATAGAAGTGAGTTCTCTTTGAATGGTAACTGGTTATTCCTGCCGGATAATAAGAGAGAAACTGATGGAAGCTCCGCATTAGAAGATGATACGGCTTGGCATGTTATGGATGTTCCCAACTTATGGGGTCCCGCTAGAGCCTGGCTGGAAGGTGAGACCTTTCAGAATGGAAAGTTCAATAAAGGCATGAATGACACCTTTCACCAATTAGAAAAAGATAGGTGTGATAGTTACACTTTTAATTGGGGGGAAACAGAATCAGCATGGTATCGCAATACACTGGTACTTCCAGATGGAATTGACCGGAAACAGTTAGTTCTTCACTTTGAAGGCGTATCTTATATTTCTGAAGTTTACATAAACGGTATAAAGCTGCATGAAAATAGAGGAATGTTTGGTCCTTTTGATGTGGATATCTCCCGAAATGTTAAACCGGGAAGAAATATTATAGCCGTACATGTTAACAGGGTTGCAAACAGCCCCAGTGTGGGAAGTGGAGACCTGGCAAATGATACTATCGATGCGAACTACGCTGCTGCCTGGGATATCATCGAGCATGGATCCAAGGGGAAAGTGCTGCAACAATTAGATGAAATGGAACTGCCAAGAGGTTTTCTACAAGGAACTCCAGGAGGGATCTGGAAACCTGTAACCCTTATCATATCTGAAAAAGTCAAAATAGAAGAGACCTTTTTCAATCCGTCAATGGATTCCGCCCATATAGATGTCTGGTATAAAAACAGTGGGGATACCGACAGAACTGCAACATTAAACTACACGATTATTGAAAAGAGTAACGGGACAGTTCTCTGTGATGGCACGATAGAAGAAGTTAAACTTAAAGCCGGAGAGAGAAGAAAGGTTAGTTTCTCGACCCCTGAAGTTTCAGCAAAGCTCTGGGCTCCCGGAGAACCAAACCTATATAATCTGAAATTGGTTGTGACCACTTCTGAAGGTGTGGATACCCTTACAGAAACAGTAGGGTTCAGAACCGTAGCGACAGAGGGTAATCGAGTCATCTTTAACGGAAAACCTCTATGGATTAGAGGGGCTAATCATATGCCTGCTCATATCCGTCCAAACGATGAGAATCTTGCTAAAAAGTTTATGAAACTCGCTTTAGAGCATAATGTTATCGCAACGAGAACTCATGGGGCACCATTTTCTAAAAACTGGATGAAAGCCGCAGATGAATCTGGCGTAATGGTATCCTACGAAGGCACTTGGCCCTGGTTAATGCTGCGAGGCAACGATGTACCTCCGGAAGAGGCTACCAGTATATGGCTTGATGACATGGAGAGGCTCTTCAAGGCAAATCGGAATCATCCATCAATCTTTTTATGGACTGTGAATAACGAGATGAAGTTTCTCATTTATGCAGCAGGTAAAGTTCTGAAAGCAAAAGGAGCTCTACTGAATAGAGCGATGAAAACAGTCAGAAATCTGGATCCCAGTCGACCTGTAGTAGCGGACTCTGCGTATTTTAGAAAAGTGGCATATTATATTCCGAGGTTATCATTAATTATGAATAAAATTGATGATGGTGATATTGATGATCCGCATATATATAGCTCCTGGTATGAAAACAGTTTTTATCATCTGGTAAATGGTGAGTTTTCAAAGATGTATGCGATGAAAAACAGACCGTTAATCAGTCAGGAAGCAGGGACAGGGTACCCTCGAGCAGATGATGGCCTACCCACAAGAGTCTATCTTTTTTATCATCAAACTCCCCAGACCTGGGTCGGCAAAGATGCATACGAACATTCTGATCCTAAGTATTTTCAAGAACGACACGCTATGTTAACGAAAGGAACAATTGAAACGATACGGAGAGTTGATCATACAAAGATCTCCGGTGTAATGCCCTTTGCCTTTGAGACATGGTTTTATCACCAGCATGATTATAAAAAAGTAACCCCTATGGAGACAGCGAAAAAAATCAGAATGACTTTTCAACCTATACTGGCCAGCATGGATCTTCAGATTCTGCATTATTATGCAGGAGGAGAGATAAAAAGCAAGTTAGCGCTACTGAATGATGACAAGGATCATCCCGTTCTGGAAGAGCCTGTGGTAAATTGTGAAGTTCGTTACAACGGGAAAATTTTATCAAAAAAAGTTGTTGCGTTTGATAATATACCCTACTACAACAAGGCTGAAAAAGATTTTGGTTTAACCATCCCTGAGAACTTACCATCTCCCAGGATCGATGTTGAACTTCGTTTAATAGTAGAATCAGCAGGTAAGCCCCTATCTGAGAACTCATACAAGATAACCTTGGCAGATAAATCCTGGGCACTTCCCGATAAAAAAAGCCCACGGAAATATGTGACTCTTAAAATAGAGAAAGAGGTTCAAAAACTGCTGGACTTTTTAGGTTTTGAGTATCGTACCATTTCAAAAATAGGTCACGATAATATCAAAGAAGAGACTCTCCTGATTGGCAATAGAACCAGGTTAAAATCTAAACAGATAAATCAGCTGAAAAAAACTGCAGCAGCCGGTGGAAACATTATTATGCTGAATAGTGGTAAAAGTGTACTAAATGTTTTTCCTGATCTGGTTACCCACTACAACAAAGCCTTTCATGAGATTGTTAACATGAATATAAAAGAGAGTCCTGTTTTTGCAGATCTTGACCCTCTTGATATCTCCTGGTTCCCATATAAGCCGTATAAAAAGAAAAAAGCTGGATATTTGGATGCGTATGTGCCGGAATCAACAGGTTTGGAGCAAACTGTACATAAGCTAATCTACAAGGTAAAGGTTCCCCATGTCGCTATCGGTCGTTATACGGTAAACCGATTTGACCCCGATGTTTCCGTTCTTGCGGAGGCGCTCCTACCCCATGGCTATCTTTCAGATCCGCAACAATATAAAGATATAGGTGGCTCAGTACTCTTTGATATCAAGTTAGGAAAAGGTTCTTTCAGGGTGAGTTCCATACGATTTGATGCAGTTGACCTAGACCCGATTGCAGCTAAATTGATGGGAAATGTACTTAAAATATAA